Within Vicia villosa cultivar HV-30 ecotype Madison, WI linkage group LG1, Vvil1.0, whole genome shotgun sequence, the genomic segment ctaaacctaagactctaaaatcagttaataacaacaagaatccccaGCAACGGTGCCAATTTGATTCGCTTTCGCGCGCGGAttaaaaacgagtattttgtaaaacgtagTACGGCGACAAATTAACTCAagtatcgtatcacaaggattcttattcttattaactaATTACAATAACGATTAATGGAGGGTTTGGTTTAAGGTTCGATTTAACAAAAAAAGCAAATAAGTGATtttgaaaagtgattataaaataagttgtTCTACTGTTCGGGTTCCCCACTTATCATTGGTAATTATAAATCTAATCCCCAAGCGAATTCTATCCCCTATTCGATTATAGCAACAATAAACAAGCGAAATTGATATTATACGGTTTAtattcctattatccgaattaagcaaacggattcagCACTCATGAATTCAGCAAACATGATTTGACATACGCAAGTTAACGATAAAGCAACGTTAAATCACGAAACAGATCAAGGAACATAAActaatcgaattaaatcaataatattatgtatgaattgaattaagcatgcaacacatatataagattattgaaagggaaaagaattgggattaaaattataaaacctcAAAGATTCGGTGGAACATGAACAGTAGATCAACCCAATagggattagttcgccatgggaTCGTACCAGCTTCGATTTTTTCTGTGAATAGTGATAATGATGAACAGTACGGTCATACCTagacctaggtactagagagaaacaagaattcgggtcataacccaactgggtcaaacaaacataatccaggcccaaaactaacgacccaaaattaaataaaactaatgctgcagcttcaaacgaaattatggaaaatatgcattccgaatctgactttgactcgaacacaaaagttgtagctctttttcttagctttccagcgattattagaacgcctcaatcgaattcctggaactccagatatgatttTTTTCGTGAAAGCTGCTGAAGTTGAAAATTAAGTACGAAAATCAATTAAAGGCAAAActaaagtaaaatataaaaacataataaaacataAGAATAACCAAAATAAtgtaaagaaatgcctaagtaaaagtataggagaatgtgcatcAAGATGCACTGATCAGCGCCACACACGTAATACTATTTCTAGATGTTTTGTAGAAGGGGAGAGTCAAGATGTTATTGGGGGATGTATGCCTCTCAGGTCATGCACATTTCTGAGTCATTATCAAAGTTGAAGGTAGCATCTCTGCCCGAAGTTGCCTTTTTACATTGGGATGCAATAGGAATATTACATTACAAGGATGACCATGTGGTTATTAGTGTGCAGATATTCGACAGGGATATCAAAAGAGTCCTCATTGACCTAGAGAATTCAGTCGATATTTTGTACTTAATAGCATTTGAAAGACTACAACTTGACTCAGAACTCTTTCAACCCTTTAAAGGCTCACAGGTGGGATTTTCGGGCGAGCATTTACATGCTCGAGGTCACATTTCTATCAAAACCATATTCGAGAAAGAAGAAACACCAACACATTATTGGCAGGCGTGCTTACAATGTGCACTTAAGTTGTCTCATCCACTGTCTATTTAACCATGAAATTCCCTTTAAATAATGGTCGGATAGGAGTAATAAAGGGAGAAGAAGTCATTACAAAAGTGCTATATAAGGATAGTGTGATGTGAAGGTCAAGAAAAAGGCACGACTGATCTCTCAAAACCGAACTATCACAATATATACTTTGTGGATTTGAATTTAAGAGAAGAACTAATTAAGGATCGGTTGATACCCCAAAAAGATTATCCAAATTTCCATACTACAAATATTATATAAACTAagagaaattatttgaattaaataCTATAGTCTTTTTTTGTGTTAACCGAACGGTATCCGCAGGAGAAAGGGGCTCCACGTGACTAATCTTGACCCGGGATCGGAGGCGACGGCACCATAGTCCCAGGGCATTTTTGACTCCAGTCAGGATCGAACTCGGGTACTAGCCGATTCCGTCCCTTTTTGGAGAAAGCTCATTTGCCAACTGAGTCAATCCTTTGATGTTGAATTAAATACTATAGGTTGAAGTAAGAGTTTCTAATTAAAATTTGAGCCCATTAAAGTTCAATGCTTCAATTATTATataaacaaagaaagaaaaacaaaggaataaaagaaattaattgaATTCAGAATTCATTATAGGACAAGGAGAGTAGTTACAAATGACAACGCCTACTATTTTCTTTTGGACATGACAAAACTAATACATAAATGGAGTTAAAAGGTAAAATCAACCCTAGAATAGTACTAAATTAGCACCACAAATTCAAACTCTTAAAAATACAAATATCTCTAACATGGAATCTTGGAGATGAACCACTCCATAACCAAAATTGGAGCCTCGATGAGCACCAGAGCAAACTCAACTAGGAGAGTCACGCAAAGGCAGCATGGACATATGCATGTCAAAGCCAACCTATCATAGCAACATACACATACATAAGTCCtcaaaaaaccaacaaaaaaaatactataaatatCCAATACTAGATGTTAGAGAGGACTTACCCAACAATCCAAACAATCAAACTAACAAGGGAGATTATGAGAGACAAGAAAGCGAAAGGCAGACCTAAGAGAAACCCAAGTGGCCTGAATTTGCAATCTACATCACAGCAGCAACACATGGCTGATTAGTTAATGGCTTGAAGCTCTTAAACTTTGAGAAGccaaatagaaaacaaaaaatatcTTCATCACAGCAGCAACACATGTCCTTTAAGTATCTATAATCTatatctataactatatataaagagGATACATGATTTTGGACTGGTCTATATTTATTCCAATTATACTCTTTAAAAACACTTTAATTACTTAAAAAAAGACGGTTTAAATTTTGGGTGGTTAACATAAAACACATAGTAAAACTCAACTTCCACTTCCTTTTTCCAATTCCACTTCTTTGTCTTTTTACGGTTATTCAAAACTCAAAAGCAACCCACcatctatttattttctttttttctttacaTCTCTTCTTCAATATTATATATAACTACTAAAAACCATCTTATAATTATGATTATCTTctacaaatttatttttgttggGAAAAAGTAACCATTCATCGATTTTTCATCCACGGTTAACCACAACTCTTAAAATTCATCTATTTcacttttatatattttaacaACTCAATTTTAAAAGCCAAGAATCACATGAGCAATTCTTACTGGAAAGAATCCACTCGCATATTTTAGTGTAGGatgctttttgtttaattttataattctttataaattttaattttttttattttcttgattttttcttTGATACTCAACAAATAGAATAAGGGTTCATTTAATTCTCTTTTAGAAACTGAGACATAAAGGTTAAACTTATCTTGAACACATATCATTATCACAAAGGTTAAttctttatatttaatttttatcttaatttaaattatttatgtatCTTAAATTGTATA encodes:
- the LOC131623008 gene encoding signaling peptide TAXIMIN 1-like, translated to MCCCCDVDCKFRPLGFLLGLPFAFLSLIISLVSLIVWIVGLALTCICPCCLCVTLLVEFALVLIEAPILVMEWFISKIPC